The following coding sequences are from one Planctomycetaceae bacterium window:
- the tadA gene encoding Flp pilus assembly complex ATPase component TadA, with protein MAKDIPIEQLRGRSLGRILVKMGVLTRDKIHQCLAVQKKKGGGVLLGQVMLELAMVDQKQLNKALAAQRGMEFIEMGGMDIDKSVIELVPAQMANAYRVIPLEYSKTDNSMLVAIDSPDNFKATDDLSTLMGYKVRAKVATPTDLDEMLKKYYSKEDESINDLIGQLEGDDFLGEFAGRDHSIDLDELKELAESNPVKKLLNLVLLQAIKDKASDVHFEPFEAEYKMRYRIDGVLYEMIPPPKHIAVAISSRIKVMANLDIAERRMPQDGRIPLTVQGHQVDLRVAILPTMFGESVVLRILDRSQLDLKLENLGLSPRDMETIRLLVQKPNGILIVTGPTGSGKTTTLYSALKELNTIDAKLITTEDPVEYDIDGIIQVQMKPEIGLTFASCLRSILRQDPDVIMVGEIRDLETAQISAQASLTGHLVFTTLHTNDAPSAIARLVDLGLEPFLITATLEGVIAQRLVRKICENCKEAYEPTEEQLMELDLKPDMIQGKKFYYGRGCDQCNNTGYRGRMGLYEIMIFDDDMRQLVMNSASTNVLRNAAKKTGMTTLREKGLKAIFDGITTIEEVVKETAMEEL; from the coding sequence ATGGCCAAAGACATTCCAATAGAACAGTTGCGTGGACGATCGTTAGGTCGCATCCTTGTTAAGATGGGCGTCCTGACAAGGGATAAAATTCATCAGTGCCTGGCCGTTCAAAAGAAAAAGGGCGGCGGTGTTCTCCTTGGTCAGGTTATGCTCGAACTTGCGATGGTCGACCAAAAGCAACTCAACAAAGCACTGGCTGCGCAGCGAGGTATGGAATTTATCGAGATGGGCGGTATGGATATCGATAAATCCGTCATCGAGTTGGTTCCCGCACAAATGGCTAATGCATATCGTGTTATTCCCCTTGAATACAGCAAAACCGACAATAGTATGCTGGTTGCGATTGACAGCCCAGACAATTTCAAGGCCACTGACGATTTAAGTACTCTGATGGGTTACAAGGTAAGGGCGAAAGTCGCCACTCCGACCGACCTTGATGAGATGCTCAAGAAATACTACTCCAAAGAAGATGAAAGCATTAACGACCTGATTGGTCAGCTTGAAGGCGATGATTTTCTTGGCGAGTTCGCCGGCAGAGACCACAGTATCGACCTTGACGAGTTGAAAGAGCTTGCCGAGTCGAACCCGGTTAAAAAACTGCTCAACCTTGTGCTGCTTCAGGCGATTAAGGACAAAGCATCAGACGTTCACTTCGAACCATTCGAAGCTGAATATAAAATGAGATACAGAATTGACGGTGTGCTGTATGAAATGATACCGCCGCCGAAACACATTGCCGTAGCGATTAGTTCGAGAATTAAGGTTATGGCGAACCTCGACATCGCGGAAAGAAGAATGCCGCAGGACGGAAGAATTCCGCTTACGGTTCAGGGTCATCAGGTTGACCTTCGTGTCGCTATTTTGCCGACGATGTTTGGCGAAAGCGTCGTGCTTCGTATTCTTGACCGTTCACAGCTCGATTTGAAGCTTGAGAATCTCGGTCTGTCTCCGCGTGATATGGAAACGATTCGTCTGCTGGTGCAAAAGCCGAACGGCATTTTGATTGTTACCGGCCCGACCGGCAGCGGAAAAACAACAACGCTTTATTCAGCTCTTAAAGAGCTTAATACAATTGACGCTAAACTGATTACTACCGAAGACCCCGTCGAGTATGACATCGACGGCATTATACAGGTTCAAATGAAGCCGGAAATCGGTCTGACGTTCGCGAGCTGTCTGCGTTCAATTTTGCGTCAGGACCCGGACGTGATAATGGTCGGTGAAATTCGTGACCTTGAAACCGCGCAGATTTCCGCGCAGGCATCGCTGACAGGCCACCTTGTATTCACCACGCTTCACACGAACGACGCCCCGAGTGCGATTGCCCGTCTTGTGGACCTTGGTCTTGAGCCGTTTTTGATTACAGCGACTCTCGAAGGCGTTATCGCACAAAGACTCGTCAGAAAAATCTGCGAGAATTGCAAAGAAGCGTACGAGCCGACCGAAGAGCAGCTTATGGAGCTTGATTTGAAGCCGGATATGATTCAGGGCAAGAAATTCTATTACGGCCGCGGCTGCGACCAGTGCAACAACACAGGTTACAGAGGTCGAATGGGACTTTATGAAATAATGATATTTGACGATGATATGCGCCAGCTTGTTATGAATAGCGCCTCGACGAACGTCCTGCGAAACGCCGCGAAGAAAACGGGTATGACTACGCTGCGTGAAAAAGGTCTCAAGGCAATATTCGACGGCATTACAACGATTGAAGAAGTTGTAAAAGAAACAGCAATGGAAGAACTATAA